In Juglans microcarpa x Juglans regia isolate MS1-56 chromosome 8D, Jm3101_v1.0, whole genome shotgun sequence, the following are encoded in one genomic region:
- the LOC121243397 gene encoding transcription factor MYB4-like, giving the protein MGRAPCCDKDSVKRGPWSLEEDATLKSYIQNHGTGGNWMALPRKAGLRRCGKSCRLRWLNYLRPDIKHGGFTEEEDNIICTLHSQLGSRWSVIAARLPGRTDNEVKNYWNTKLKKKKQLLTGNTSSATTKSDKMIYSHDHSFVSKADQPHSFVTSASSQPQNLTDISFGLSSASFQGSLSNSDPVQLYCPGLMDVSEFGATSKNSSTSTLIVSLSQDSSSNISHSSSFALDKFVSLAGNGYVDDSGVLTGWGFGSSRPYGLDNSLIFPEKLDGGFGPTCYPNMGDFTFTDIKSQGVVLDPNVINQY; this is encoded by the exons ATGGGAAGAGCTCCATGTTGTGACAAAGATAGCGTGAAGAGAGGCCCTTGGTCTTTAGAAGAAGATGCAACTCTTAAGAGCTATATTCAGAATCATGGCACTGGTGGGAATTGGATGGCTTTGCCCAGAAAAgctg GCCTAAGGAGATGTGGCAAAAGCTGCCGTTTAAGATGGCTTAATTATCTCAGACCAGACATCAAACATGGAGGTTTTACTGAAGAGGAAGACAACATTATTTGTACCCTCCACAGCCAATTGGGAAGCAG ATGGTCTGTGATTGCCGCTCGACTACCTGGAAGAACAGACAACGAGGTGAAGAACTATTGGAACAccaaattgaagaagaagaagcagctgTTGACAGGAAATACGAGCAGCGCCACAACAAAGAGTGACAAAATGATCTATTCTCACGATCACAGTTTCGTCTCAAAAGCTGATCAACCCCATAGTTTTGTAACTTCGGCTTCATCCCAACCTCAAAACCTCACTGATATTAGTTTTGGATTATCATCAGCCAGTTTTCAAGGCAGCCTGAGCAATTCAGATCCAGTTCAATTATACTGCCCGGGCCTCATGGATGTTTCGGAATTTGGTGCAACTTCAAAGaacagtagtactagtactctCATTGTCTCTCTGTCTCAAGACAGTTCAAGCAACATCTCACATTCGTCTTCTTTTGCACTCGATAAGTTTGTCTCATTGGCCGGAAATGGTTATGTCGATGATTCCGGGGTTTTGACGGGTTGGGGCTTTGGATCATCTCGGCCTTATGGTCTTGACAACAGCCTAATTTTTCCAGAGAAATTAGATGGTGGATTTGGTCCAACATGCTATCCAAATATGGGTGATTTTACATTCACTGATATCAAGTCTCAAGGAGTAGTACTTGATCCAAATGTCATAAACCaatattaa
- the LOC121243398 gene encoding LOW QUALITY PROTEIN: endo-1,4-beta-xylanase 1-like (The sequence of the model RefSeq protein was modified relative to this genomic sequence to represent the inferred CDS: inserted 1 base in 1 codon), translated as MRRVSACFFTSLFSGIHSKHDNKNKHTQRTRKTMENPTNNAGDQVEPLHESKSSQIVEGNTNDSNRSHARNIILNHDFSEELHLWHPNCCDGFVVSAKSDYPKVISEKSGGNYAVVTNRKECWQGLEQDITARVSPGSTYTVSADVGVSGPLQGSADVLATLKLEYRGTGTSYLFIGRTSVSKEKWEKFEGTFSLSTMPDRVVFYFEGPPPEIDLLVKSVVIMCSSPSESVSHGCFTAGDENIILNPRFEDGLNNWSGRGCKIVLHDSIADGKVVPQSGKYFISATERTQTWNGVQQEITGRVQRKLAYDVTAVARIFGNNVTSSDVRVTLWVQSPNLRDQYIGIANAQATDKDWVQLQGKFLLNGSPSRVVIYIEGXPSGTDILLNSLIVKHAEKTPPSPLPVIEDPAFGVNIIENSNLSDGSTNGWFPLGNCTLSVGTGSPHIFPPMARDSLGVHEPLSGRYILVTKRTQNWMGPAQMITEKLKLFLTYQVSAWVRIGSGASGQQNVNVALGVDNQWVNGGQVDANGDRWNEIGGSFRIEKQPSKVMVYIQGPAPGVDLMVAGLQIFPVDRQARFRYLRRQIDKVRKRDVILKFSGVDSGGFFGTFVKVIQTQNIFPFGTCISRTNIDNEDFVKFFAKNFNWAVFGNELKWYWTEPQQGNFNYQDADEMLDLCKKLNIETRGHCIFWEVEGVVQSWVRSLNNNDLAKAIQNRLTGLLSRYQGKFRHYDVNNEMLHGSFYQNRLGKEIRANMFKTAHQLDPSALLFVNDYHIEDGCDTRSSPDRYIQHVIDLQEQGAPVGGIGIQGHIDNPVGPIVCSALDKLGILGLPIWFTELDVTSINEHVRADDLEVMLREAFAHPAVEGIMLWGFWELFMSRDNAHLVNAEGDINEAGKRYLALKREWLSHAHGHVDDQGEFRFRGFHGTYHVDIVTESKTFSKTIVVDKGDLPLVISIDL; from the exons ATGAGAAGGGTCTCTGCCTGCTTCTTCACAAGCCTGTTCTCCGGGATTCACAGCAAGCACGATAACAAGAACAAGCATACCCAG AGAACCAGAAAAACTATGGAGAACCCCACGAACAACGCCGGTGATCAGGTGGAG CCGCTTCATGAGTCCAAGAGCTCCCAAATTGTGGAAGGAAACACAAATGACTCAAATCGCAGTCATGCTAGGAATATCATACTAAACCATGACTTCTCTGAAGAGCTGCATTTGTGGCATCCCAACTGTTGTGATGGCTTTGTTGTTTCAGCCAAGTCAGATTACCCAAAAGTTATATCAGAAAAGTCGGGTGGTAATTATGCAGTTGTTACAAACCGTAAGGAATGCTGGCAGGGCTTGGAACAAGATATCACTGCCAGGGTTTCCCCAGGTTCCACTTATACAGTTTCTGCCGACGTTGGAGTATCAGGGCCTCTTCAGGGATCTGCTGATGTTCTTGCAACTTTGAAACTAGAATACAGAGGCACAGGGACTAGCTACTTGTTCATTGGAAG AACTTCCGTGTCTAAGGAGAAGTGGGAAAAATTCGAAGGCACTTTCTCATTGTCAACCATGCCAGACCGGGTTGTATTCTATTTTGAAGGGCCTCCTCCTGAAATTGACCTTCTTGTCAAGTCGGTAGTGATCATGTGTTCCAGCCCAAGTGAG AGTGTGAGTCATGGATGTTTCACAGCTGGAGATGAGAATATCATTCTAAACCCCAGATTTGAGGATGGCTTGAATAATTGGTCTGGAAGAGGCTGCAAGATTGTTTTACACGATTCTATTGCAGATGGAAAAGTTGTTCCACAGTCAGGAAAGTATTTTATATCTGCAACAGAGCGCACACAGACCTGGAATGGAGTTCAGCAAGAGATCACTGGAAGAGTGCAGCGAAAGCTTGCTTATGATGTGACTGCTGTTGCTCGGATATTTGGTAACAATGTCACTAGTTCTGATGTGCGAGTGACTTTGTGGGTCCAATCACCAAATCTTCGTGATCAGTATATTGGCATTGCGAA TGCTCAGGCAACAGACAAGGATTGGGTACAGTTGCAGGGGAAGTTCCTTTTAAATGGTTCTCCATCAAGAGTTGTCATATATATTGAAG CCCCTTCGGGTACTGATATCCTCCTCAACAGCTTAATTGTAAAGCACGCAGAGAAAACACCCCCTTCACCTCTACCTGTTATTGAG GATCCTGCCTTTGGAGTTAATATAATTGAGAACAGCAATCTAAGTGATGGCAGCACCAATGGGTGGTTTCCACTTGGTAATTGCACTTTGAGCGTTGGTACTGGTTCACCACATATATTTCCTCCAATGGCAAGAGATTCCCTTGGAGTTCATGAACCTTTGAGTGGTCGCTATATCCTTGTGACCAAACGGACTCAGAATTGGATGGGTCCTGCTCAAATGATCACAGAAAAACTGAAACTCTTTTTGACATACCAAGTGTCTGCTTGGGTTCGGATTGGTTCTGGAGCTTCTGGTCAACAAAATGTGAATGTCGCACTAGGTGTGGACAATCAGTGGGTCAATGGGGGACAAGTTGACGCCAATGGTGATAGATGGAATGAAATTGGTGGTTCCTTCAGAATTGAGAAGCAACCGTCCAAGGTTATGGTTTACATTCAAGGTCCCGCTCCAGGTGTCGACTTAATGGTTGCTGGACTCCAGATTTTCCCTGTTGACCGACAAGCAAGGTTTAGATATTTACGGAGGCAAATCGATAAG GTTCGTAAGCGTGATGTCATCCTGAAATTCTCAGGAGTGGATTCAGGTGGTTTTTTTGGTACCTTTGTCAAAGTCATacaaactcaaaacatttttccttttgggacATGTATAAGCAGAACTAACATTGATAATGAAGATTTTGTCAAGTTCTTTGCAAAAAATTTCAACTGGGCTGTGTTTGGCAATGAGTTGAAGTGGTACTGGACAGAACCACAGCAAGGAAATTTCAACTACCAGGATGCTGATGAGATGTTAGACTTGTGTAAGAAGCTAAACATAGAGACTAGAGGTCATTGCATCTTTTGGGAAGTGGAGGGTGTGGTCCAGTCATGGGTCCGCTCACTGAACAATAATGACTTGGCGAAAGCTATTCAAAATCGTCTAACAGGTCTTCTCTCACGCTACCAAGGGAAGTTCAGGCACTATGATGTTAACAATGAGATGCTGCATGGTTCCTTCTATCAAAATAGACTCGGTAAGGAAATCCGAGCAAACATGTTCAAGACTGCACACCAACTAGATCCGTCTGCCCTCCTATTTGTGAACGATTATCACATTGAGGATGGATGTGACACCAGATCATCTCCAGATAGGTACATTCAACATGTTATTGATTTGCAAGAGCAAGGAGCACCGGTTGGAGGTATAGGAATACAAGGACATATAGACAATCCAGTGGGGCCAATTGTATGTTCAGCTTTGGATAAATTGGGTATTCTTGGTCTTCCAATCTGGTTCACAGAGCTTGATGTGACTTCCATCAATGAACATGTTAGAGCGGATGATTTGGAAGTGATGCTTAGGGAAGCTTTTGCCCATCCTGCAGTAGAGGGTATTATGCTATGGGGGTTTTGGGAGTTGTTTATGAGCCGGGACAATGCGCATCTAGTGAATGCAGAGGGTGACATTAACGAAGCCGGTAAAAGATATCTCGCTCTTAAACGGGAGTGGCTGTCTCATGCCCATGGCCATGTCGATGACCAAGGAGAGTTCAGGTTTAGAGGCTTTCATGGAACATACCATGTTGATATTGTTACTGAATCCAAGACATTTTCAAAGACAATTGTTGTTGATAAGGGTGACTTGCCGCTGGTGATATCCATAGATTTATAA